The following are encoded together in the Planctobacterium marinum genome:
- a CDS encoding acetyl/propionyl/methylcrotonyl-CoA carboxylase subunit alpha, whose amino-acid sequence MFKKLLIANRGEICCRVIKTARKMGIPTVAVYSDADANALHVQMADEAVHIGGPAAKDSYLKAQTIIDVCNEVGADAVHPGYGFLSENAKFADLCEANNITFVGPPTSAIEAMGSKSAAKSIMEKAGVPLVPGYHGEDQSEAIIKKAADDMGYPVLLKAAAGGGGKGMRQVWSENEFAGALAAAKREAISSFGDDTMLVEKYLTQPRHVEIQVFCDKHGNGVYLFERDCSVQRRHQKVIEEAPAPGLSDDIRKAMGEAALKAAKAINYVGAGTVEFLYDVDGSFYFMEMNTRLQVEHPVTEMITGQDLVQWQLDVAAGEPLPLSQEQLKVNGHAFEARVYAEDPDNDFLPVTGQLTYLQAPLENRHVRVDTGVRRGDEVSVYYDPMIAKLIVWDEDRNKALNRLTTALADYHINGMTTNLPFLYNLASTDAFRNVELDTGFIDKHQDKIFVNSEHDFNQCLPLMVLAILLNKKQSQPQANSTDLSSPWHYSNAWRANEHHTQTVAVAVAGESFSVTVTHVDAEQFELNIDGEDLLVSGTLEGNALIANVNGHRQRASLVVHGSDMSLYTAQSALHFSEDVPDLGIDDMQDDAGGLTAPMNGTVVKLMVAADEEVEADTPLLIMEAMKMEHTIKAPAKGKVTEFFFQEGELVDGGAELLAFEVAQ is encoded by the coding sequence ATGTTTAAGAAATTATTAATTGCCAACCGCGGTGAGATTTGTTGTCGCGTTATCAAAACGGCGCGCAAAATGGGTATACCCACCGTTGCGGTTTATTCTGATGCCGATGCCAATGCCCTGCATGTGCAGATGGCGGATGAGGCCGTGCACATTGGTGGTCCTGCCGCCAAAGACAGTTACTTAAAAGCACAAACCATCATTGATGTGTGTAATGAAGTGGGTGCTGATGCAGTGCATCCCGGTTATGGCTTTTTGTCTGAGAACGCTAAGTTTGCAGACCTATGCGAAGCTAACAACATTACCTTTGTCGGCCCCCCTACCAGCGCAATAGAAGCGATGGGCAGTAAAAGCGCGGCAAAATCCATTATGGAAAAGGCCGGTGTCCCACTTGTACCTGGTTATCATGGCGAAGACCAATCAGAAGCCATTATCAAAAAAGCCGCTGATGACATGGGCTATCCTGTGCTGTTAAAAGCTGCTGCCGGTGGTGGTGGTAAGGGTATGCGCCAAGTCTGGTCCGAAAATGAATTCGCTGGTGCGCTTGCTGCCGCCAAACGCGAAGCGATTTCCAGCTTTGGTGACGATACCATGCTGGTGGAAAAATACCTGACGCAACCGCGTCACGTGGAAATTCAGGTATTTTGCGACAAGCACGGCAATGGTGTTTATTTGTTTGAGCGGGACTGCTCAGTGCAGCGTCGCCATCAAAAAGTCATCGAAGAAGCACCTGCTCCGGGTTTATCCGACGATATCCGCAAAGCCATGGGGGAAGCCGCGCTCAAAGCTGCGAAAGCCATCAACTATGTTGGCGCAGGTACGGTTGAGTTTCTCTACGATGTCGATGGTAGCTTCTATTTCATGGAAATGAATACCCGTTTGCAGGTGGAGCATCCGGTCACTGAAATGATCACCGGACAAGATCTGGTGCAGTGGCAATTAGATGTGGCAGCTGGTGAGCCTCTACCACTTTCTCAAGAGCAATTAAAAGTAAACGGCCACGCCTTTGAAGCGCGGGTTTACGCCGAAGATCCGGACAATGACTTTTTACCCGTTACCGGGCAACTCACCTACTTGCAAGCGCCGTTGGAAAACCGCCACGTTCGCGTGGATACCGGGGTGCGCCGGGGTGATGAAGTATCGGTTTATTACGACCCGATGATCGCCAAGTTGATTGTTTGGGATGAAGATCGCAACAAAGCCTTGAATCGTTTAACGACTGCACTCGCTGATTATCACATTAACGGCATGACCACTAACCTGCCATTTTTGTACAACCTTGCCAGTACTGATGCGTTTCGCAATGTGGAACTGGACACCGGCTTTATCGACAAGCATCAGGATAAAATTTTCGTTAACAGTGAGCACGATTTTAATCAGTGTTTACCTCTGATGGTTTTGGCCATACTACTTAACAAAAAGCAAAGCCAGCCTCAGGCCAATAGCACTGACTTATCTTCTCCATGGCACTACAGCAATGCCTGGCGCGCTAACGAGCATCATACCCAAACCGTTGCTGTAGCCGTTGCAGGAGAATCATTCTCGGTTACCGTTACCCATGTTGATGCAGAACAGTTTGAACTGAACATCGATGGCGAAGATTTGTTGGTGTCAGGAACTCTGGAAGGCAATGCCTTGATTGCCAATGTCAATGGCCATCGTCAGCGTGCCTCCTTGGTGGTACACGGCAGCGATATGTCTTTGTATACCGCACAATCGGCTTTGCACTTCAGTGAAGACGTCCCGGATTTGGGTATCGATGATATGCAGGACGATGCAGGCGGTTTAACGGCGCCCATGAATGGTACTGTGGTTAAACTGATGGTTGCCGCTGATGAAGAAGTGGAAGCAGATACGCCGCTGCTAATTATGGAAGCCATGAAAATGGAGCACACCATTAAAGCACCTGCCAAAGGCAAAGTGACTGAATTTTTCTTTCAGGAAGGCGAACTGGTGGACGGTGGTGCCGAGTTATTAGCTTTTGAGGTAGCGCAATAA
- a CDS encoding DUF2189 domain-containing protein, whose amino-acid sequence MSHKFEEQPHNAITDSKIARVIPCKELDLGDPLKWIRLGLRDMLKAPHITALFGLLFALVPWLIYYLVVQTGWHLVILPALVCFMLIGPFLAAGLYDVSWELEKNHVPSIWHSIKAITRNAVNEWAFGILLMVLMIFWLRVAALIHALYPPYLDDNFENLLPFLAVGTIVGAGFTLLVFFISAFTQPILMERKVDLATAVMTSMNAVWVNKKVMLIWGGFIFACVAFGFVVGITLDYILGFGSFLFTMPLIGYASWHAYIDTIETKRGRKFE is encoded by the coding sequence ATGTCGCATAAATTTGAGGAACAACCCCATAACGCGATCACCGATAGTAAGATTGCACGTGTCATACCTTGTAAAGAGCTGGACCTCGGCGACCCATTAAAATGGATACGCTTGGGGTTAAGAGACATGTTAAAGGCACCGCATATTACAGCGCTTTTCGGATTGTTATTTGCGTTAGTTCCATGGCTTATTTATTACCTGGTGGTGCAAACAGGGTGGCATCTGGTGATTTTGCCCGCCTTAGTTTGTTTTATGTTAATAGGCCCGTTTTTAGCGGCAGGCTTATATGATGTTTCCTGGGAACTGGAAAAAAATCACGTTCCCAGTATCTGGCACAGTATCAAGGCTATTACTCGCAATGCAGTAAATGAATGGGCTTTTGGTATATTACTGATGGTACTAATGATCTTCTGGTTGCGGGTTGCGGCTTTAATTCACGCGCTCTATCCGCCTTATCTGGATGATAACTTTGAGAATCTATTGCCGTTTCTGGCGGTAGGAACCATCGTAGGAGCCGGATTTACGCTATTGGTATTCTTTATTAGTGCGTTCACGCAGCCTATATTAATGGAGCGAAAAGTTGACTTGGCAACCGCGGTAATGACCAGCATGAACGCGGTTTGGGTAAACAAGAAAGTGATGCTGATTTGGGGCGGCTTTATTTTTGCCTGCGTAGCTTTCGGCTTTGTGGTGGGTATTACCCTCGATTACATACTCGGGTTTGGTAGCTTTTTGTTTACTATGCCACTAATTGGTTATGCTTCCTGGCATGCCTACATCGATACTATCGAAACCAAGCGCGGTAGAAAGTTTGAATAA
- a CDS encoding HIT domain-containing protein, whose translation MQNFTLHKQLQQDCIFVCDLPLCRVLLMNESRYPWFILVPKVNGLTELMQLSDSDARQYWYESALMQRFLQTELNAHKINVAALGNVVPQLHIHHIARFRDDEAWPAPVWGKFSANAYGETQISQLISSFNEFKEIN comes from the coding sequence TTGCAAAATTTCACACTACACAAACAGTTGCAGCAAGATTGTATTTTTGTTTGTGATTTGCCATTGTGCCGGGTCTTGCTGATGAATGAATCAAGGTATCCTTGGTTTATATTGGTGCCCAAAGTTAATGGACTGACTGAGCTAATGCAATTATCTGATAGCGATGCACGTCAGTATTGGTACGAATCAGCTCTGATGCAGCGATTTTTGCAGACTGAGCTCAATGCCCACAAGATAAACGTAGCTGCGTTGGGCAATGTGGTTCCTCAGCTGCATATCCATCATATTGCGCGTTTTCGCGATGATGAAGCCTGGCCAGCACCCGTTTGGGGGAAATTCTCTGCCAATGCTTATGGCGAAACCCAGATTAGCCAGCTAATATCTAGCTTCAATGAATTTAAGGAGATAAATTAG
- a CDS encoding porin translates to MKKLLLLSALVFYSAISHGEALKVRGLLQASYAISTDEEVSFLDAGTNILRFDDDSRLQLNQAVLDLSGDLTDFVSWHTVLNFTHTPETHAGPTQAYIKYKPIWSSKYRWQFRAGMFYPEMGFENPEMGWLSPFTYTNSAISSWIGEEVRTIGGEFKVTRPGRFHNRSPHTFALTGAVYKGNDPAGTLLAWRGWGLHDKQSIINERVFFADYPSIGPGQALEPQANWVEPYREIDGRWGYQVGLHWDYQRQSRLKYYYFNNNADETVLARGGQYAWHTIFHSLAWQYRFDKNWRLIMQGMHGRTAMGPGAVLVGFNSWYAMIAYRDKEHNAALRFEKFNTIDKDSLIPEDDNNGHGWGLTATYRYNLNSHWQLGSELVLSESWQASRAQFSATQPRLSQTQLTGVAQYRF, encoded by the coding sequence ATGAAAAAACTCTTGTTGTTATCCGCGTTAGTTTTTTACAGTGCTATCAGCCATGGTGAAGCACTTAAAGTGCGAGGGCTTTTACAAGCAAGCTATGCCATCAGTACCGATGAAGAAGTGAGCTTTCTGGATGCCGGTACCAATATTCTGCGTTTTGACGATGACAGTCGCTTACAATTAAACCAAGCGGTTTTAGATTTATCCGGTGACCTTACCGATTTTGTATCATGGCATACCGTGCTTAATTTCACCCACACACCTGAAACTCACGCAGGCCCCACTCAAGCATACATAAAATACAAACCCATCTGGTCCAGTAAATACCGTTGGCAATTTCGCGCCGGAATGTTTTATCCGGAGATGGGCTTTGAAAACCCTGAAATGGGCTGGTTATCGCCTTTTACGTATACCAACTCAGCCATCAGTAGTTGGATTGGGGAGGAAGTGCGCACCATAGGTGGCGAATTTAAAGTAACCCGGCCCGGCCGTTTCCACAATCGCAGTCCCCACACCTTTGCTCTCACAGGTGCGGTATATAAAGGTAATGATCCAGCCGGTACCCTACTGGCGTGGCGGGGTTGGGGCTTACACGACAAACAAAGTATCATTAATGAACGAGTCTTTTTCGCGGATTACCCGTCCATCGGTCCCGGACAAGCCCTTGAACCACAAGCTAATTGGGTTGAGCCTTATCGGGAAATCGACGGCCGCTGGGGTTATCAGGTAGGGTTACATTGGGATTATCAAAGGCAGTCCCGGTTGAAATACTATTATTTCAACAACAACGCTGATGAAACCGTATTGGCCAGAGGGGGACAATATGCATGGCATACCATATTCCACTCCCTCGCCTGGCAATATCGCTTCGATAAAAATTGGCGTTTAATCATGCAAGGTATGCATGGCAGAACGGCGATGGGTCCCGGTGCCGTGCTGGTTGGCTTCAATAGTTGGTACGCTATGATTGCCTATCGAGATAAAGAACACAACGCGGCACTGCGTTTTGAAAAATTTAATACGATTGATAAAGACAGTCTAATTCCTGAAGATGACAACAATGGGCACGGTTGGGGATTGACAGCAACCTACCGCTATAATCTCAATAGCCATTGGCAGTTGGGCAGCGAGCTGGTATTAAGTGAGTCGTGGCAAGCCAGTCGCGCGCAATTTTCTGCAACTCAACCAAGGTTGAGCCAAACTCAGTTAACAGGTGTTGCACAATATCGATTCTAA
- a CDS encoding hydroxymethylglutaryl-CoA lyase, giving the protein MALPKSATIVEVGPRDGLQNEKSDILLQDKINLVHGLADAGLKIIETGSFVSPKWVPKMADSAEVFKQISREPGVTYSALTPNLKGFEGAIAAGADEVAIFGAASESFSQKNINCTIAESLERFAPVMEAAQQQGIKVRGYVSCVLGCPYEGDIAPEAVRMVSKKLLDMGCYEISLGDTIGVGTPLKTKQMLNAVMQDIATDKLAVHFHDTYGQALSNILMALQMGINVIDSAVAGLGGCPYAKGASGNVATEDVVYMLNGMGIETGINLESLVQTGDKITKALKRSNNSKVANAMLAKG; this is encoded by the coding sequence ATGGCATTACCAAAAAGTGCAACCATAGTGGAGGTGGGTCCTCGCGATGGCCTGCAAAATGAAAAATCCGATATCCTGTTGCAGGATAAGATTAATCTGGTGCATGGTCTGGCCGATGCTGGCTTAAAAATCATAGAAACCGGCAGTTTTGTGTCCCCCAAATGGGTACCCAAAATGGCCGACTCCGCCGAGGTCTTCAAGCAAATATCCCGTGAGCCTGGTGTCACCTATTCAGCACTAACGCCAAACCTAAAAGGTTTTGAGGGTGCAATAGCGGCAGGTGCGGATGAGGTAGCGATTTTTGGTGCCGCGTCTGAGTCTTTTTCGCAAAAAAACATCAACTGTACCATCGCTGAGAGCCTCGAGCGGTTTGCCCCTGTAATGGAAGCAGCGCAGCAACAAGGTATAAAAGTTCGCGGATATGTTTCTTGTGTCCTGGGCTGCCCTTACGAGGGCGACATAGCGCCAGAAGCAGTGCGTATGGTGTCTAAAAAGCTGCTGGATATGGGCTGCTATGAAATTTCATTAGGCGATACCATTGGTGTTGGCACGCCGCTGAAAACAAAGCAGATGCTGAATGCGGTAATGCAGGATATTGCTACAGACAAACTGGCAGTGCACTTTCATGATACCTACGGTCAAGCTCTAAGTAATATCTTGATGGCACTACAAATGGGCATTAACGTAATTGATTCTGCGGTAGCAGGATTAGGTGGTTGCCCCTACGCTAAAGGTGCCTCAGGCAATGTTGCGACTGAAGATGTGGTCTACATGCTGAACGGTATGGGCATTGAAACAGGAATCAATCTGGAGTCACTGGTGCAAACAGGCGACAAGATTACTAAAGCGCTCAAGCGCAGTAATAACTCCAAAGTGGCCAATGCCATGCTGGCCAAAGGGTAA
- a CDS encoding enoyl-CoA hydratase/isomerase family protein → MSDSVLYDLDDRGVATVTLNRPEKHNAFDDEIIAELTQLFKRIGEDKSVRAMVLKANGPSFCAGADASWMKRMADYSFDENVADAKKLANMLWHLNTMPKPTIARVQGATYGGAVGLVACCDMAVASKLSKFCLSEVRLGLIPATISPYVIAAIGERVARRYFMTAEVFSARRARRLGLVSETVTEEELDSTIDDLLSNILRNGPQAVAAAKQLIFDVENQPCEEEVIEKTCLRIATVRVSEEGQEGLSAFLEKRKPNWRKD, encoded by the coding sequence ATGTCTGACTCTGTACTTTATGACCTTGATGACCGTGGTGTCGCCACCGTTACCCTTAATCGACCGGAAAAGCATAACGCCTTTGATGATGAAATCATTGCTGAGCTAACCCAGTTATTTAAACGCATTGGTGAAGATAAGTCGGTCCGCGCCATGGTGTTAAAAGCCAACGGTCCGAGCTTCTGTGCTGGTGCCGATGCCAGTTGGATGAAACGCATGGCGGATTATTCCTTTGATGAAAATGTCGCCGATGCCAAAAAGCTTGCTAATATGCTATGGCACTTAAACACTATGCCTAAACCCACAATTGCCCGCGTTCAGGGAGCGACTTATGGTGGAGCTGTGGGTTTGGTGGCCTGCTGTGATATGGCAGTGGCCAGTAAATTGAGTAAGTTCTGTTTAAGTGAAGTTCGCTTAGGGCTCATTCCTGCCACTATCAGTCCTTATGTGATTGCGGCTATCGGTGAGCGTGTCGCCCGCCGTTATTTTATGACTGCTGAAGTGTTTTCCGCTCGTCGTGCACGTCGCTTAGGTTTAGTAAGCGAAACCGTCACCGAAGAAGAGCTGGATAGCACTATTGATGATTTGCTCAGTAATATTCTGCGCAACGGTCCACAAGCTGTGGCCGCCGCGAAGCAGCTTATTTTTGATGTAGAAAATCAGCCATGTGAAGAAGAAGTCATCGAAAAAACCTGCCTGCGTATTGCCACCGTCAGAGTGTCTGAGGAAGGTCAGGAAGGCTTGAGTGCCTTTCTTGAAAAGCGCAAACCTAACTGGCGCAAGGATTAA
- a CDS encoding methyl-accepting chemotaxis protein: MHWFLNLSIKNKLWLLTGSFFVSMSLVIVVAFWTQQKLANDVDIIANKYFTASNLILAADANLYRAISAERSLIFVNATSPQFRNLVNYHKLNIEEAQQKFQQFRLAIDDPRIHGLMSDYDRLNREWQALTFKVVTLRENNGREERREASRISLQDASQKFAEMHDVIDQITDIVEQDSQQVVEQAESNVTYSASLILFVTVGAFIFGTLMTLMAIQLLAQPLKVLTDRLKQISSGDGDLTQRLEEDRCDEIGETAIAFNRFASNQADILKQVKNAMDSFMASMEFVGEKMNKLHEATSKQQNVSDGVAGSMSQMSMAVTDVAKNAANASEATEEANQLAIKGHSVVNESVSTINEITSNIANTSDVVKQLDVRTQSISSVTDTISEIADQTNLLALNAAIEAARAGEQGRGFAVVAEEVRNLAKRTSELTKQIRENIEQLSVESAQAVSVMEESLNNSKILDEKAILSGQALQEITTAVDLISGMNMTVASAVEEQSVTAEEINRNIENLKSMAVESDAHSQDTLKEVVALLSLARDMQTLLNRFKVE, from the coding sequence ATGCACTGGTTTTTGAATCTGTCTATTAAAAACAAACTCTGGTTATTAACGGGTTCCTTCTTCGTCTCCATGTCGCTGGTGATTGTAGTGGCTTTCTGGACCCAGCAAAAACTGGCTAATGATGTCGATATTATCGCCAATAAATACTTCACCGCCTCTAATCTAATACTAGCTGCTGATGCTAATTTATATCGCGCCATTTCCGCTGAAAGAAGCTTGATTTTTGTCAATGCTACCTCTCCACAATTTCGCAATCTGGTGAACTATCACAAGCTCAACATAGAAGAAGCCCAACAAAAATTTCAGCAATTCAGGCTGGCTATCGATGATCCTCGTATTCATGGACTTATGTCTGACTATGACCGTTTAAACCGAGAGTGGCAGGCTCTCACCTTCAAAGTAGTTACTCTGAGGGAAAATAACGGCCGGGAAGAACGCCGGGAAGCGTCACGCATCAGTTTGCAAGACGCTTCACAGAAGTTCGCCGAAATGCATGACGTGATAGATCAAATAACTGACATTGTTGAGCAAGACAGTCAGCAAGTGGTAGAACAAGCGGAATCTAACGTCACCTACTCCGCTTCTCTGATCTTATTCGTGACTGTCGGTGCCTTCATCTTTGGCACTTTGATGACTTTAATGGCCATTCAGCTATTGGCACAGCCACTCAAAGTGCTGACTGACCGCCTCAAACAAATATCGTCCGGTGATGGTGACTTAACCCAACGACTGGAAGAAGACCGCTGTGATGAGATTGGTGAAACCGCTATCGCATTCAACCGCTTTGCCAGTAATCAAGCAGATATTCTCAAGCAGGTGAAAAACGCTATGGATAGTTTTATGGCCTCCATGGAATTTGTCGGCGAAAAAATGAATAAGCTACATGAGGCAACATCAAAGCAGCAGAATGTCAGCGATGGTGTCGCTGGCTCCATGAGCCAGATGAGTATGGCAGTGACCGATGTTGCTAAAAACGCGGCGAATGCTTCTGAAGCGACGGAAGAGGCTAATCAGTTGGCCATCAAAGGTCACAGCGTGGTTAACGAATCTGTCTCCACTATCAACGAAATCACATCCAACATTGCCAACACCTCAGACGTGGTTAAACAATTGGATGTTCGAACTCAATCCATCTCAAGCGTGACAGATACCATAAGCGAGATAGCCGACCAAACCAATTTATTGGCTCTTAACGCCGCAATTGAAGCTGCCCGCGCCGGAGAGCAAGGGCGCGGATTTGCCGTGGTGGCAGAAGAAGTTCGAAACCTGGCGAAGCGCACTTCAGAACTTACCAAACAAATTCGGGAAAATATCGAGCAACTCAGTGTTGAGAGTGCACAAGCCGTATCGGTAATGGAAGAATCGTTAAATAATTCAAAAATTTTGGATGAAAAAGCCATATTGTCCGGTCAGGCTTTACAAGAGATCACAACTGCCGTTGATTTGATTTCTGGTATGAACATGACCGTTGCCAGTGCGGTAGAAGAGCAATCTGTAACCGCTGAAGAAATTAATCGCAATATAGAAAACTTAAAATCCATGGCAGTTGAATCCGACGCGCATTCTCAGGACACGCTTAAAGAGGTCGTCGCCTTGTTATCACTTGCCAGAGACATGCAAACTTTGTTGAATCGATTTAAAGTTGAGTGA
- a CDS encoding methylamine utilization protein, producing MPLFIRSLILLLFSISHCWAANISFSVVDKDNNPLADAIISLTPTSEGAIKAAATAAAPVAQMTQSNKQFNPHVVAVQQGHKVHFPNEDSIKHQVYSLSELQQFDLTVEAGATEHGPQMTSTGAINIGCNIHDWMQAYVYVVDTPWFGQTDADGLVSIELPDNETFSWQLWHPRVSSEEAHSGGLIQAPYGQVDIILKSALLPAYDEASDFDDFDDY from the coding sequence ATGCCTCTGTTTATACGCTCTCTGATACTGCTGTTATTCAGTATCAGCCATTGTTGGGCAGCCAACATTTCATTTTCAGTAGTAGATAAAGATAACAACCCTCTTGCTGATGCCATCATCAGCCTTACTCCTACGTCTGAGGGTGCCATAAAAGCAGCAGCAACAGCAGCCGCACCTGTAGCACAGATGACCCAAAGTAATAAACAGTTCAATCCTCACGTCGTAGCAGTACAACAGGGACACAAAGTGCACTTCCCCAACGAGGATTCAATTAAGCACCAGGTTTACTCCTTGTCTGAATTACAGCAGTTTGATTTAACTGTTGAAGCAGGTGCAACCGAGCATGGCCCTCAAATGACCAGCACAGGTGCTATCAACATCGGCTGCAACATCCACGACTGGATGCAAGCTTATGTGTATGTTGTAGATACTCCCTGGTTCGGACAAACTGACGCAGATGGATTAGTCTCCATTGAGTTACCCGACAATGAAACTTTTAGTTGGCAACTATGGCACCCAAGAGTTAGCTCAGAAGAAGCCCATTCTGGCGGCTTAATACAGGCACCTTATGGCCAGGTAGATATTATTTTAAAGTCTGCGCTTTTACCCGCTTATGATGAAGCCTCGGACTTTGATGACTTTGACGATTATTGA
- a CDS encoding LysR family transcriptional regulator, whose translation MYRSKTTLEQWRILQAVVDYGGYAHAAKVLNKSQSSLNHAVAKLQSQLDVQLLEVRGRKAYLTKAGEVMLRRSRLLSKNVEDLEELAKSINQSWEPEINIAVELAFPDQFLTPILMEFYPSCRGSRLNIIDTVLTGTEELINEGWADIALTASIPKGVLSEPILNVKFVPVTHPDNPLAHKDQPIDPNELVQHLQIVIKDTAKAPVERQGWLKAEQRWTVSQFETAIKFLRQGLGFCWLPVHNVEKYLASGELVKLNIQGSSFRSITMSLVNPHSDRMGPGTKMLSDMILAKRELEQ comes from the coding sequence ATGTATCGCTCTAAAACGACTCTCGAGCAATGGCGCATTTTACAAGCTGTCGTGGATTATGGGGGTTACGCCCACGCCGCGAAAGTGCTAAATAAAAGTCAGTCTTCCCTCAATCATGCCGTGGCCAAGCTGCAATCCCAACTGGATGTTCAGTTACTTGAGGTTCGAGGCAGAAAAGCCTACCTCACCAAAGCCGGCGAAGTCATGTTACGTCGTTCACGTCTTTTGAGCAAAAATGTTGAGGACCTGGAAGAGCTTGCCAAGAGTATTAACCAGTCTTGGGAGCCAGAAATTAATATCGCCGTTGAGCTGGCCTTCCCAGACCAATTCCTGACGCCTATTTTGATGGAGTTTTATCCCTCTTGCCGAGGTAGCCGACTTAATATTATTGATACTGTCCTCACCGGCACCGAAGAATTAATTAATGAAGGCTGGGCGGATATCGCTTTAACAGCTTCAATCCCAAAAGGCGTATTGAGTGAACCGATATTGAACGTAAAGTTTGTACCCGTCACCCACCCCGACAATCCGTTGGCTCATAAAGATCAACCTATCGATCCCAACGAACTTGTGCAACATTTGCAAATCGTTATTAAAGACACTGCTAAAGCCCCAGTCGAGAGACAAGGTTGGCTCAAAGCAGAGCAGCGCTGGACGGTAAGTCAATTCGAAACCGCGATAAAATTCTTGCGCCAGGGATTAGGTTTTTGTTGGTTGCCTGTGCACAATGTCGAAAAATACCTTGCAAGCGGTGAATTAGTGAAACTGAATATCCAGGGAAGCAGTTTTCGCTCAATTACCATGTCGCTTGTTAATCCGCATTCAGATAGAATGGGGCCTGGCACTAAGATGTTAAGCGATATGATCTTAGCCAAACGAGAATTAGAACAATAA
- a CDS encoding heavy metal-binding domain-containing protein, which yields MIVTTTHELQGYEVDHYYGIVVGEAVMGANLFKDMFAAVRDIVGGRSGAYEDVLTKARKIAFSEIEAEARACGANAVIGIDIDYQIVGDKGSMLMVSIAGTAVKAHKAKP from the coding sequence ATGATAGTAACAACGACACACGAGCTGCAGGGTTACGAAGTTGACCACTATTATGGCATTGTCGTTGGCGAAGCCGTGATGGGGGCCAATTTGTTCAAGGATATGTTCGCTGCGGTAAGAGACATCGTAGGCGGACGCAGCGGTGCCTATGAAGACGTGCTGACCAAAGCACGTAAAATCGCCTTCTCAGAAATTGAAGCCGAGGCCCGAGCTTGTGGCGCTAACGCGGTAATAGGTATCGATATTGATTATCAAATTGTAGGAGATAAGGGCAGCATGTTGATGGTAAGCATTGCCGGAACTGCTGTTAAAGCCCACAAAGCCAAACCTTAG
- a CDS encoding prolyl hydroxylase family protein, with protein sequence MSDFQQATAKLQQWIEQQLKQGISKQQLYFYLLKRDFAQSMIDLLLDGYQPVANTAAIEQLPEILSPEQSAVFNEASHYFSFANIRLTTEQKRFQLPVSDVQIFKVPQVVEAKLCEQLIIRSRRFFSPSEVVGQKYAVQDSGRSSTTALVRDIAADVEKKLQRSFGALLGIDPRFCEPLQIQCYQPGQAYQNHADWFDKAHPGYKESIGSQGQRTWTCLVYLNEDFEGGETLFTNIKQQIKPATGSACIWNNLQVNGEVNSETYHQGLPVKKGTKYILTAWFRAKPL encoded by the coding sequence ATGTCAGATTTCCAACAGGCTACCGCAAAATTACAACAATGGATTGAGCAACAATTAAAACAGGGGATAAGCAAACAGCAGCTTTATTTTTATTTACTAAAGCGCGATTTCGCACAATCCATGATTGATCTGCTTCTCGATGGCTATCAACCTGTGGCCAATACAGCTGCGATTGAGCAGCTACCAGAAATCTTAAGCCCCGAGCAAAGCGCTGTGTTTAATGAGGCCAGCCACTATTTTTCTTTTGCTAATATTCGTCTGACTACAGAGCAAAAGCGCTTTCAATTACCAGTGTCTGATGTGCAAATATTCAAGGTACCTCAGGTAGTAGAAGCCAAACTGTGCGAACAGCTTATTATTCGCTCACGACGTTTTTTTTCGCCATCAGAAGTGGTGGGTCAAAAATACGCTGTTCAAGATTCAGGTCGCAGCTCAACAACTGCGTTAGTGCGAGATATTGCCGCCGATGTTGAAAAAAAACTGCAAAGAAGTTTCGGTGCACTATTAGGTATTGATCCCAGATTTTGCGAACCTTTGCAAATCCAATGTTACCAACCAGGACAAGCTTATCAAAATCACGCGGACTGGTTTGACAAAGCGCATCCGGGTTATAAGGAAAGTATAGGTAGCCAAGGTCAACGTACCTGGACCTGTCTGGTTTATTTAAACGAAGATTTCGAGGGAGGTGAAACCCTTTTTACCAATATTAAGCAGCAAATTAAACCAGCAACAGGCTCAGCTTGCATCTGGAATAACCTACAGGTTAATGGCGAGGTAAATAGTGAAACTTATCACCAGGGATTACCAGTGAAGAAGGGAACAAAATATATATTAACGGCCTGGTTCAGAGCCAAGCCGTTGTAA